A segment of the Streptomyces sp. Tu 2975 genome:
GGCAGCGAGGGCGACGGTGTGGTGACGTACGGCGAGGCCTTCACGGTCCAGCCGTTCACCAACATGATGAACGTCGTCGACCTGACGGGCGCCCAGCTGATCACCACGCTCCAGCAGCAGGTCAGCGGTCCGAACGAAGCCTCCCCGAAGATTCTCCAGGTCTCGCAGGGCTTCACGTACACCCTGGACCTGACGAAGACCGGTGCCGACCGGATCGTCGTGGACTCGGTGCAACTGAACGGCGAGGCGATCGTCCCGTCGAAGACCTACCGCGTCGCGATGAACGAGTTCCTCGCGGGCGGCGGTGACGGCTTCTCCGTCCTGAAGGAGCACACCAACAAGCTGGTGGGCGCCTCAGACCTGGACGTCTTCAACGCCTACCTGGCGGCGAACTCCTCGGCCTCCGCGCCGATCGCGCCGCCGAAGGCCGACCGGATCACGGTCGTGCAGTAGCACTGCCCGGCGGTGGGGGGCGGCGGGCGCGAAGCCTGCCGCCCCTTCGTCGTTACCGGACGGTACGGGAGTCTGGTGACTCTGACGTGGACGCGTCATACTCCCTCGCCATGGACCGACGGAGATTCCTCGCAGGCGCTGCCGCACTGTCCGCAGCCGCCCTCATCGGCGCCCCCCACGCCACCGCCGCGCCCCGCCGCACCCTGTCCGCACAGGACTGGATGGCCGGCACGGCCGACTCCACCCCGCTGCAGAGGCTCACGATCCCGGGCACCCACGACTCCGGTGCGCGCTTCGGCGGGCCGTGGAGCGAATGCCAGAACACCACCATCGCCGAGCAACTCGACAGCGGTATCCGCTTCCTCGACGTACGGTGCCGGGTCACCGACGGCTCGTTCGCCATCCACCACGGCCCGTCCTACCAGAACATGATGTTCGGTGATGTCCTCGTCGCCTGCCGCGACTTCCTCGCCGCACACCCGTCGGAGACGGTGCTGATGCGGGTCAAGCAGGAGTACTCCGAGGACAGCGACACCACCTTCCGCGCGATCTTCGACGACTACCTCGACCGCCGCGGCTGGCGCCCGCTCTTCCGGATCGGTGACGGCATCCCGGTGCTCGGTGAGGCGCGGGGGCGCGTGGTGCTTCTCGGCGACAACGGCGGTCTGCCCGGCGTGCGGTACGGGGACGGCACGTGGTTCGACATCCAGGACGACTGGAACGCCCTGCCCGACCCCAAGTACAGGCAGATCGAGGCGCACGTCCGCAAGGCGGTGCAGCAGCCGGGCAAGCTGTTCGTCAACTACGTCAGCACGTCCGCCTATCTGCCGCCCCGCTGGAACTCCGACAACCTCAACCCGCGCGTCCACCGCTTCATCGACGGCGCGGAGGCGAGCGCCTGGCGGGGCCTCGGCATCGTTCCGCTCGACTTCCCGAACACCCGGGCGGGGCTGGTGGATTCGCTCATCCGCCACAACGGTTGAGGCGCCGGCGACCGGCGGCGCGCATCTCGCGGGCCGTGGCCACCAACGGGCGCGGTCTGCGGCACGGGCCGGGCGGCGGGTCCGGTACGGCTGCCGAGACCGCGGGCACCCGGCCGTGACGGGCCGCGAGGCCCCGCGGGTCATCGGCAGGGGGTGAGCGCCAGCTCCGGCCCGTCGAACGCCGCCCGTGCCCGCCGGTCGTGGGTGGCCAGCACCAGCGTCCCCGCGTACTGCGCCAGCGCTGCCTCGATCTCTTCCACCAGTACGGGCGAGAGGTGGTTGGTGGGCTCGTCGAGCAGCAGCAGATCGACGGGACCGGCGAGAAGCCGGGCCAGTTCCAGCCTGCGCCGCTGACCCACCGAGAGCGTGCGGACCGGCTTGGACAGGTCCGCGGACCGGAACAGCCCCGTCGCGAGCAGGGCTTCGGCCCGCTCCTCGCCGTACGCCTCCAGGACAGTGCGGCCGTCCGACACGTGCCCGGTGGTCTGGCGCAGCAGGCCCACCCGCTCAGGGCGCTCGACCGTGCCCGCCGCCGGGACCAGTTCGCCGGCCAGGACCTTCAGGAGCGTGGACTTGCCGGCGCCGTTCGGACCGGTGACCAGCAGCCGTCCGCCCGGTTGGATGTGCAGCGCGTCCAGGGAGAGCCGCCCCGGCACGCGCACATCCGCCAGGTCGACACCGCGGGTCGCCCCGCCCTCTGTCCGGGCCGTGAACCGCAGCGGCTGCGGAGGCGGCGGGACCGGGTTCTCCGTCAGGCGCCGCAGCCGCTCCCGGGCGTCCCGGACGCGGCTCGCCGCGCCGTGCGTCCGTGAGCGGGCGCGGAACGCGCCGGCGCCGCTGAAGCCGCGCGGCATCTTGCGCGGAACGGCGGACAGGGCACCGATGTTGGCGTCGGCCAGTCTCGACCGCCGGGCCATCTCGTCGCGCCACTCCTCGTACTCCCGTGCCCAGCGTGCGCGGGCGGCGGCCTTGGCGGTGAGGTAGCCCGCGTAACCGTCGCCGTAGCGGTGCACGGTCTTCCGGTCGTCGTCCACCTCGAGCACGGTGGCGGTCACCCGGTCGAGGAACGCGCGGTCGTGGGTGACGACGACGACCGTCCCGCGGTGGCCGCGCAGCCGCTCCTCGAGCCAGGCGACGGCCGTGTCGTCGAGGTCGTTGGTCGGCTCGTCGAGCAGCAGCAGCTCGGGGAGGAGGCGAGGGTCGCGGCGAGCGCGAGCCGCGAGCGCTGACCGCCGGAGAGCGTGCCGAGCGGCCGGTCCAGGGCCGGTGCCGTCCGCTCGCCGAGCCGGTGCAGGGCGATCGCGACCCGGCGGTCGGCGTCGTGCCCGCCGCGCGCCTCGAACTCGGCGACCAGTCGTGCGTACCGCTCGTGGCCCGCCTCACCGGCGGTCGCCAGCCCGGATGCCGCGACGCGGATCCGCCGCTGGAGGGACCGGAGATCGGCGAGGGCCAGGTCGATCGCGTCGCCGACGTGGCAGGTGTCCGGCAGATCGAGGGTCTGGGCGAGGTGACCGATGCCGCCGGGGGCGGTGACGGCCACGCTGCCGTTGTCGGGCTGCTCCGCTCCGGCGAGCAGCCGCAGCAGTGTGGACTTCCCTGAGCCGTTCTCGCCCACGACACCGGCCTTTTCGCCGGGGCGCAGGGTGAAGGACACACGGTCGAGGACGACGTGGTCGTCGTAGCGCTTGGTGACGTCGGTGACGACGAACTGGGCGGTGGTGGCGCTGGCTGGGAACAAGGGCGCTGCCTTCGGTGGACGACAAATTCTGAGACGAGACGGTTCGTCTCGATAGAGAGTAGAGCTTGTGTCCTTCACTGGCAAGACGTTCCGTCTCGCGGGTGGCTCAGGGGGTGGGCGGAGGCGGACCCGCCGCCCCCGGCAGCCGGATCACCGCGCGGGTGCCGCCGCCGGCGGC
Coding sequences within it:
- a CDS encoding phosphatidylinositol-specific phospholipase C, which encodes MDRRRFLAGAAALSAAALIGAPHATAAPRRTLSAQDWMAGTADSTPLQRLTIPGTHDSGARFGGPWSECQNTTIAEQLDSGIRFLDVRCRVTDGSFAIHHGPSYQNMMFGDVLVACRDFLAAHPSETVLMRVKQEYSEDSDTTFRAIFDDYLDRRGWRPLFRIGDGIPVLGEARGRVVLLGDNGGLPGVRYGDGTWFDIQDDWNALPDPKYRQIEAHVRKAVQQPGKLFVNYVSTSAYLPPRWNSDNLNPRVHRFIDGAEASAWRGLGIVPLDFPNTRAGLVDSLIRHNG